One segment of Alphaproteobacteria bacterium DNA contains the following:
- the lpxB gene encoding lipid-A-disaccharide synthase — protein sequence MVKLKKKIFIIAGEASGDILASSIMEKIIDKKKDVAFVGMGGEEMQKVSGFKSIIDIKDFSVMGFVEVLKRYRTLKRKIDFVVDEIVKAKPDVIMSVDAPSLAKAIILRAKKRGVTVPCVHIVAPQVWAWRPKRAKKYAKVFDEILCFFKFEEPFFTKYGGKIKAIGHPAIERYKGDHSAFTNKYKFVRGKKIIALIPGSREAEIDVMLPVLKEVSERLRDKYNNCSFFMPLVESTEDKVRSIVETWDAKPAFVKGSKDRYDMFARSNLAICASGTVSLELAIRNVPTVACYKVSKLTHFIIKRFISIKYFSLVNILSDEMIIPELFQDELTADNVFNEACKVLDDKDYKKKYTKKIKPSIDMLKAGAGMPSTKAATEVLKYIK from the coding sequence ATGGTAAAATTGAAGAAAAAAATATTTATTATCGCGGGTGAGGCTTCAGGAGATATTCTAGCCTCTTCTATTATGGAAAAAATCATTGATAAGAAGAAAGATGTTGCTTTCGTTGGTATGGGTGGAGAAGAAATGCAAAAAGTTTCTGGCTTCAAAAGTATCATAGATATTAAGGATTTTTCAGTTATGGGATTTGTCGAAGTTCTTAAAAGATACAGAACTTTGAAAAGAAAAATTGATTTTGTTGTAGATGAAATTGTTAAGGCTAAGCCTGATGTTATTATGAGTGTAGATGCCCCTTCCCTTGCAAAGGCTATTATATTGAGAGCTAAGAAGCGTGGTGTTACTGTTCCTTGTGTTCATATTGTTGCGCCTCAGGTTTGGGCATGGAGACCTAAAAGAGCTAAAAAATATGCTAAAGTTTTTGATGAGATTCTTTGCTTCTTTAAATTTGAAGAACCTTTCTTTACCAAATATGGGGGGAAGATTAAAGCGATTGGACATCCAGCTATAGAAAGATATAAAGGCGATCATTCTGCTTTTACTAATAAGTATAAGTTTGTTAGAGGTAAGAAGATTATTGCTTTAATACCTGGTTCTAGAGAGGCTGAGATTGATGTTATGCTACCTGTTCTTAAAGAAGTATCTGAAAGGTTAAGAGATAAATATAATAACTGTTCTTTCTTTATGCCTTTAGTTGAAAGTACTGAAGATAAGGTTCGTAGTATTGTCGAGACTTGGGATGCCAAGCCTGCGTTTGTTAAAGGTAGTAAAGATCGATATGATATGTTTGCGCGTTCTAACTTAGCTATTTGTGCTTCGGGTACTGTGTCGCTTGAATTAGCTATCAGGAATGTTCCTACTGTTGCTTGCTATAAAGTTTCTAAATTAACTCACTTTATTATAAAGAGATTTATCAGTATTAAATATTTTTCATTAGTTAATATACTTAGTGATGAGATGATTATACCTGAATTATTCCAAGATGAGTTAACTGCTGACAATGTATTTAATGAAGCTTGTAAGGTTCTTGATGACAAGGATTACAAAAAGAAATATACTAAGAAGATAAAACCTTCTATAGATATGCTTAAGGCTGGGGCTGGAATGCCATCTACCAAAGCAGCTACGGAAGTTTTGAAATATATAAAATAA
- a CDS encoding HU family DNA-binding protein has product MNKAELIEAIAKSADLSKAKAGEAVDAFVEAVTKSLKKGGDVRLVGFGTFSVSKRKATTGRNPRTGEEIKIKASNQPKFKAGSALKDAVN; this is encoded by the coding sequence ATGAACAAAGCAGAATTAATCGAAGCAATCGCAAAATCAGCGGATTTATCAAAAGCAAAAGCAGGTGAAGCAGTAGATGCATTCGTAGAAGCAGTTACTAAATCACTTAAAAAAGGCGGCGACGTAAGACTAGTTGGTTTCGGTACTTTCTCAGTTAGCAAAAGAAAAGCTACAACTGGTAGAAACCCAAGAACTGGTGAAGAAATCAAAATTAAAGCATCTAACCAACCAAAATTCAAAGCTGGTTCTGCTTTAAAAGACGCTGTAAACTAA
- a CDS encoding permease: MFTLLADYLAYDLLNLVPGSHFGHAVHFFIEDVTKILFLLTVMITIISFFRSHLKPEKIREYLEGKPKWMAYIMSVGLGAVTPFCSCSSIPLFIGFVEAGIPFGVTMAFLITSPMINEIAIAVLASIIGWKIAVVYVLTGMGVGIIGGLLMEKLGFAKYVEEYVYNIKMGKNNVVEEKISGFKERLSYAFEYAKDMLKKIWLYIVIGIGIGAAIHGFVPQEFFAKYASADNLFAVPLAVILGIPLYSDATGVIPIAESLLGKGVPIGTVLAMMMSVVAVSLPEMIILRKVLKPRLIAYFATFLLIAFIFVGYLYNAIF, from the coding sequence TTGTTCACGCTATTAGCAGATTACTTAGCATATGATCTACTTAATCTAGTGCCAGGATCTCACTTTGGTCATGCCGTTCACTTCTTCATAGAAGACGTTACTAAAATCCTATTCTTACTTACGGTAATGATAACAATAATATCATTCTTTAGATCTCATCTTAAACCAGAAAAGATTAGAGAATACCTAGAGGGTAAACCAAAATGGATGGCATATATAATGTCCGTAGGTTTAGGAGCCGTAACACCATTTTGCTCATGCTCATCAATTCCATTGTTCATTGGCTTTGTAGAGGCAGGTATCCCATTTGGTGTAACAATGGCATTCTTGATAACATCTCCAATGATTAACGAAATCGCCATAGCAGTCTTAGCATCCATAATAGGTTGGAAAATAGCGGTGGTATATGTCCTTACAGGAATGGGAGTTGGTATCATCGGTGGACTATTAATGGAAAAATTAGGCTTTGCAAAGTACGTAGAAGAATATGTATACAATATCAAAATGGGTAAAAACAATGTTGTAGAAGAAAAGATTTCAGGATTTAAAGAAAGACTTTCATACGCATTCGAATACGCAAAAGATATGCTTAAAAAGATATGGCTATATATAGTTATAGGTATTGGAATAGGGGCCGCAATACATGGTTTCGTTCCACAAGAATTCTTCGCAAAGTATGCAAGTGCGGATAATCTGTTCGCAGTACCTCTAGCAGTAATTCTAGGTATTCCTCTATACTCAGATGCAACAGGAGTAATACCTATCGCAGAATCTTTGTTAGGTAAGGGCGTGCCAATTGGAACTGTACTAGCCATGATGATGAGTGTGGTTGCAGTATCACTACCAGAAATGATTATCTTAAGAAAGGTGCTTAAACCAAGACTTATAGCATACTTCGCAACATTCCTATTAATAGCATTTATATTTGTAGGATACCTATATAACGCAATATTTTAA
- a CDS encoding nitrophenyl compound nitroreductase subunit ArsF family protein gives MLKKTMLIAVSSLVLLTACKQETKKSATAEQIKQEIVKNNSLNKSTIYYFHGNKRCQTCQKIEAYTQEVFDNEFRDTLDMKLINLDAPENRHFIEKYNLYSRSVVLAKAENGQEVDFRNLDKVWVKAGDKQDFQNYITTEVKSFLFN, from the coding sequence ATGTTAAAGAAAACTATGTTAATTGCGGTTTCAAGTTTAGTATTGCTAACAGCATGTAAACAAGAAACTAAAAAGTCAGCAACTGCTGAACAAATAAAACAAGAGATTGTTAAAAACAACTCCCTTAATAAATCTACAATTTATTACTTCCACGGAAACAAGAGATGTCAAACTTGTCAAAAAATAGAGGCGTATACTCAAGAAGTTTTTGATAACGAATTTAGAGATACTCTTGATATGAAGTTAATAAATCTAGATGCTCCAGAAAACAGACACTTTATAGAGAAGTACAATTTATATAGCAGGTCTGTTGTCTTAGCAAAAGCTGAGAATGGACAAGAAGTAGATTTTAGAAATCTTGATAAAGTTTGGGTCAAAGCAGGTGACAAACAAGATTTTCAAAACTACATAACAACAGAGGTGAAAAGCTTCTTATTTAACTAA
- a CDS encoding glycosyltransferase — protein MDNKVLQDLSIIVKTFLRPDMLDSFLKSVSDYQKKHNIKFPEVLVGDDSPEEIIEENKKVVAKYPDVNINFQAFEFNIGLAEGRNRLVDIVKTKYFLLCDDDVLLDIDSNFEDVIKVLEKKNLDIYGGWWKNQYNMSTGEYEERGFVAKFIEYDNNLILNVDEFCIPEFAYTHCMMNYFIAKTDIVKKYPWDNEMKTQEHYIFFYEAWKNNVKMAVGKELFAKHRMRTENPTYNLYRNDINKKEYVIKMADKANVKNWDICYFRKGLAVTWSINTEERTSVIKHYKEVIKEKKKKKKKSLFKRIFRIKKKKSA, from the coding sequence ATGGATAATAAAGTATTACAAGACTTATCAATTATAGTAAAAACATTTCTTAGACCAGATATGTTGGACAGCTTTCTAAAGTCTGTTTCAGATTATCAAAAAAAACATAATATTAAGTTTCCTGAAGTATTAGTAGGGGATGATAGTCCTGAAGAAATTATAGAGGAAAATAAAAAGGTTGTAGCTAAATATCCAGATGTAAATATAAATTTCCAAGCATTTGAATTTAATATAGGTCTTGCCGAAGGTAGAAATCGCCTAGTTGATATAGTTAAAACGAAGTATTTCCTTTTGTGTGATGATGATGTACTGCTAGATATAGACTCTAATTTCGAAGACGTAATAAAAGTTTTAGAAAAGAAAAATTTAGATATCTACGGTGGGTGGTGGAAAAACCAATATAATATGTCTACAGGTGAATATGAAGAGAGAGGCTTCGTAGCTAAATTCATAGAGTATGATAACAATCTAATACTGAATGTTGATGAATTTTGCATTCCGGAATTTGCCTATACACATTGTATGATGAACTATTTCATAGCAAAAACAGATATCGTAAAAAAATATCCTTGGGATAATGAAATGAAAACTCAGGAGCATTATATCTTTTTCTATGAAGCATGGAAAAACAATGTTAAAATGGCTGTAGGTAAAGAGCTTTTTGCAAAGCACCGTATGCGTACTGAAAACCCTACATATAATCTTTATCGCAATGATATTAATAAGAAAGAATATGTGATTAAAATGGCAGACAAGGCCAATGTTAAAAATTGGGACATTTGTTATTTCCGTAAAGGCTTAGCAGTTACATGGAGCATAAACACAGAAGAAAGAACCTCAGTTATAAAACATTATAAAGAAGTTATAAAAGAGAAAAAAAAGAAAAAGAAGAAAAGTTTATTTAAACGAATATTTAGAATTAAGAAAAAGAAATCTGCTTAA
- a CDS encoding serine acetyltransferase yields MKNKLLFVRRKVVKFLSNFLIFKPLRREFIIIFSQKSGFFRRVKNSCQINNLMKLLRAGTKFPHPVGIVIAGDVKLGKKCCIYQNVTIGGKDDFRGRGKRPVIGDNVIAFSGSVIVGDISIGDNVIIAANSVVSKDVPSNSIVFGVNKFKKREDI; encoded by the coding sequence GTGAAAAACAAACTTCTATTTGTAAGAAGAAAAGTAGTTAAATTTTTATCTAATTTTTTAATTTTTAAACCTCTAAGAAGAGAATTTATAATAATATTTAGTCAGAAAAGTGGCTTTTTTAGAAGGGTAAAAAATTCTTGTCAGATAAATAATTTGATGAAACTACTGAGAGCTGGCACTAAATTCCCTCATCCTGTTGGAATAGTTATTGCTGGAGATGTAAAGCTTGGTAAAAAGTGTTGTATATATCAAAATGTTACCATTGGTGGTAAAGATGATTTTAGAGGCAGAGGAAAGAGACCTGTTATAGGAGATAATGTTATTGCTTTTTCTGGAAGTGTTATAGTTGGGGATATATCAATAGGAGATAATGTTATTATTGCAGCTAACTCTGTGGTTTCAAAAGATGTTCCAAGTAATTCAATTGTATTTGGAGTTAATAAATTTAAAAAGAGAGAGGATATATAA
- the map gene encoding type I methionyl aminopeptidase — protein MNIKIYTPKDFQKLRRAGKLASQTLDYVAGYIKPGVSTERLNQICHDFIVKNGAKPAPLNYHGFPKSICTSINEVICHGIPSSEEVLKEGDIVNIDVTVIKKGYYGDTSRTFIVGKASKKAETLVKDTEKALMDAIGICRPGTTLADIGKTIQDYAEAKGYSVVRDYCGHGIGTLFHEDPNILHYYTKEMEKVVLQEGMVFTIEPMINLGVYDGITDENDGWTVRTADGKLSAQFEHTIGITADGVEIFTKTA, from the coding sequence ATGAATATAAAAATATATACACCTAAAGATTTTCAAAAATTGAGAAGAGCTGGAAAATTAGCTTCTCAAACATTGGATTATGTTGCTGGTTATATTAAACCGGGTGTTTCTACTGAGAGATTAAATCAAATCTGTCATGATTTTATAGTTAAAAATGGTGCTAAACCTGCGCCACTTAATTATCATGGCTTTCCTAAATCTATATGCACTTCTATAAATGAAGTTATTTGTCATGGAATTCCATCTTCTGAAGAAGTATTAAAAGAAGGTGATATTGTGAATATAGATGTTACTGTTATTAAAAAAGGATACTATGGAGATACATCTCGTACTTTCATAGTTGGAAAGGCTTCCAAAAAGGCTGAGACACTTGTTAAAGATACTGAGAAAGCTTTGATGGATGCTATTGGAATTTGTAGACCTGGCACTACTTTAGCTGATATAGGAAAGACTATACAAGATTATGCTGAGGCTAAAGGTTATTCGGTTGTTAGAGATTACTGTGGACATGGAATAGGAACTCTATTTCATGAAGATCCAAATATACTTCATTATTATACTAAAGAAATGGAAAAAGTTGTTTTACAAGAAGGTATGGTATTTACTATTGAGCCTATGATTAATCTAGGTGTTTATGATGGTATTACTGATGAGAATGATGGCTGGACTGTTAGAACTGCTGATGGTAAGCTTTCTGCTCAATTCGAACATACTATAGGTATTACTGCTGATGGAGTAGAAATATTCACTAAAACAGCTTAG
- a CDS encoding glycosyl transferase — translation MKDKLLELASYLILSKRKRSSFRAKHKILPVKELKKLFLKRKGYKLDLKNPKTFSEKVQWLKYYTKNNSTMRLCADKHLVRDYIASKGFEDILVKSYGVWDKLEDIEWNKLPKRFVIKLTHDSGGVWIVKDKNKFDKEAFFVEAEKKLKKKYGAQKAEFNYVGIKPRIIAEEFLEEDDGSELKDYKFFCFNGDPKYIQVDFDRNSNHTRTFFDAKWKDMRFTSAGYPLTNEKLKKPAEFDRMLDIARELSKEFYFARIDFYFTNGKIYFGEVTFWNGSGMVDFNPLDWDQKFGDLLILPINE, via the coding sequence ATGAAAGATAAATTGTTGGAGCTGGCTTCCTATTTAATACTTTCCAAAAGAAAAAGAAGTAGTTTTAGAGCTAAACATAAGATTCTTCCTGTTAAGGAACTTAAGAAGCTTTTTCTTAAGAGAAAGGGGTATAAGCTGGACCTTAAAAATCCAAAAACTTTCAGTGAGAAAGTTCAATGGCTAAAATATTATACCAAAAATAATTCTACTATGAGATTATGTGCTGATAAACATCTTGTTAGAGATTATATTGCCTCTAAAGGTTTTGAAGATATATTAGTAAAATCCTATGGTGTTTGGGATAAGCTAGAAGATATTGAATGGAATAAATTACCTAAAAGATTTGTTATTAAACTAACCCATGACTCTGGTGGTGTTTGGATAGTTAAAGATAAAAATAAATTTGATAAAGAAGCCTTTTTTGTTGAAGCTGAGAAAAAATTAAAAAAGAAGTATGGAGCTCAAAAAGCTGAATTTAATTATGTTGGTATAAAACCTAGAATTATAGCTGAAGAATTTTTAGAAGAAGATGACGGATCAGAGCTTAAAGATTATAAATTCTTTTGTTTTAACGGAGATCCAAAATACATACAAGTTGATTTTGATAGAAACTCTAATCATACGAGGACTTTCTTTGATGCAAAATGGAAAGATATGAGATTTACTTCAGCAGGCTACCCTTTAACTAATGAAAAGCTTAAAAAACCTGCTGAGTTTGATAGGATGCTTGATATTGCGAGAGAGCTTAGCAAAGAATTTTATTTCGCTAGAATTGATTTCTATTTTACTAATGGAAAAATTTATTTTGGAGAGGTTACTTTTTGGAATGGGAGTGGTATGGTAGATTTTAATCCTTTGGATTGGGATCAGAAGTTTGGTGATCTATTAATATTACCGATTAACGAATAA
- a CDS encoding metalloregulator ArsR/SmtB family transcription factor, with translation MDIKTSVKAFSALAQDTRLEIVRLLEEHNSEGLCPCNILEKIDLTNANLSFHLKELENAGLVRKEKKGKFVHYYAECEFIRELGNFLLGKCEFTKTKSK, from the coding sequence TTGGATATTAAAACATCAGTTAAAGCATTTTCTGCATTAGCCCAAGATACCAGATTAGAAATAGTAAGGTTATTGGAGGAACACAATTCTGAAGGTCTTTGTCCTTGCAATATATTGGAGAAAATTGATTTAACAAACGCAAACTTATCATTCCACCTAAAAGAATTAGAAAACGCTGGTTTGGTAAGAAAAGAAAAAAAAGGTAAATTCGTTCACTATTATGCTGAATGTGAGTTCATCAGAGAGCTTGGAAACTTTCTATTAGGCAAATGCGAATTTACAAAAACAAAAAGCAAATAA
- the rfbC gene encoding dTDP-4-dehydrorhamnose 3,5-epimerase — protein MLWGLINKYKPNNKIHMFTFEQTKIDGLIVVKPKIYTDNRGEFWDSYKKNEFFENGITSEFIQDNISESHKNTIRGLHFQADKFAQAKLVKVMKGSIKDVVLDLRDGSKTFGEHLVFEMKADGSMLYVPRGFAHGFISLEDNTIFHYQVDNSYEPTAERCINAFDPNLNIDWGIKKREAELSPKDNLGMYFSDFKRDKEMLEVH, from the coding sequence ATGTTGTGGGGGCTAATTAATAAATATAAACCTAATAACAAAATACACATGTTTACATTTGAACAGACTAAGATTGATGGACTTATTGTAGTAAAACCAAAAATATACACAGATAATAGAGGTGAATTTTGGGATTCCTATAAGAAAAATGAATTCTTCGAAAATGGGATAACTTCTGAGTTCATTCAGGATAATATTTCTGAATCCCATAAAAACACCATTAGAGGACTTCACTTTCAAGCTGATAAATTTGCACAAGCAAAATTAGTAAAGGTAATGAAGGGAAGTATAAAGGATGTCGTCCTTGACTTAAGAGATGGATCTAAGACCTTTGGAGAACATTTGGTTTTTGAAATGAAAGCCGATGGTTCTATGCTTTATGTACCTAGGGGATTTGCTCATGGCTTTATCTCCTTAGAAGATAATACAATATTTCATTATCAAGTGGATAACTCTTATGAGCCTACCGCAGAACGTTGTATAAATGCTTTTGACCCTAATCTTAATATTGACTGGGGTATAAAGAAAAGAGAGGCTGAATTATCTCCTAAAGATAATTTAGGAATGTATTTTTCCGATTTCAAACGGGATAAAGAGATGCTTGAAGTGCATTAA
- a CDS encoding GDP-mannose 4,6-dehydratase, translating into MKTILVTGGAGFIGSTLSESLLIDGSNVLVIDSMNDYYDVRIKRDNISNLEKAAKTSGSFKFYENDIRDLDALEKIFSDNNIDNVVHLAARAGVRPSIEDPSLYMDVNVTGTTNILDMCKKYSIKKIAFASSSSVYGALKKGPFSEDMASMNTISPYAASKMAGEIICKTYTNLYDMNIVALRFFTVYGPKQRPDLAINKFASLMAEGKEIPVYGDGSTQRNYTYIDDIVDGIKRAMSYNEKKFEVFNLGGDKTVSLSDLIYEIENAMGKKAIIKRLPEQPGDVPLTHADISKAREILGYEPKVSIKDGLKKFVEWKFS; encoded by the coding sequence ATGAAAACTATTTTAGTTACAGGTGGAGCTGGTTTTATAGGATCAACTCTTTCTGAAAGTTTGCTTATAGATGGCAGTAATGTCTTAGTCATTGATTCTATGAATGATTATTACGATGTTAGAATAAAGAGAGATAATATATCTAATTTAGAGAAAGCTGCAAAGACTTCTGGAAGTTTTAAGTTTTATGAAAACGATATTAGAGATTTGGATGCACTCGAAAAGATATTTTCTGACAATAATATCGATAATGTGGTTCACCTTGCTGCTAGAGCTGGAGTTAGACCTTCTATAGAAGATCCTTCTTTATATATGGATGTCAATGTTACTGGAACTACTAATATTTTAGATATGTGTAAGAAGTATAGCATTAAAAAAATAGCTTTTGCTTCATCTAGCTCTGTGTATGGAGCGTTGAAGAAAGGTCCTTTTTCTGAAGATATGGCAAGCATGAATACTATATCTCCTTATGCGGCTAGTAAAATGGCTGGGGAGATTATCTGTAAAACATATACCAATCTTTATGACATGAATATAGTAGCCTTAAGATTTTTTACAGTATATGGCCCTAAACAAAGACCTGATTTAGCTATTAATAAGTTTGCTTCACTTATGGCAGAAGGCAAAGAAATACCTGTTTATGGAGATGGATCAACTCAAAGAAATTATACTTATATAGATGATATAGTTGATGGTATTAAAAGAGCTATGTCTTATAATGAGAAAAAGTTTGAAGTATTTAATCTAGGTGGGGATAAAACTGTTTCATTATCAGATTTAATTTATGAGATTGAAAATGCTATGGGGAAAAAAGCTATTATAAAAAGACTTCCCGAGCAACCTGGAGATGTACCTCTAACACATGCTGATATATCTAAGGCTAGAGAGATCTTAGGATATGAACCAAAGGTTTCAATTAAAGATGGATTAAAAAAGTTCGTTGAATGGAAATTTTCCTAA
- a CDS encoding thioredoxin family protein: protein MKNIKVLGAEMCSSCSNLKDHIEKFVKDNNVEATVEKITDIAVVMSYGVMSAPAVVVDEEVKCFGRSPSDDELKEWILK from the coding sequence ATGAAAAACATAAAAGTACTAGGAGCAGAAATGTGCTCAAGCTGTTCAAACTTAAAAGACCATATTGAAAAGTTTGTTAAAGACAATAACGTAGAAGCTACAGTTGAAAAGATCACTGATATAGCAGTAGTAATGAGCTACGGAGTAATGTCTGCTCCTGCCGTTGTAGTGGATGAAGAAGTTAAGTGCTTCGGAAGAAGTCCAAGTGACGATGAGCTTAAAGAATGGATACTAAAGTAA
- the murD gene encoding UDP-N-acetylmuramoyl-L-alanine--D-glutamate ligase, which produces MGKFTVENKNILIVGLGKTGSVAAKALKEMGANLLLWDDKEASMEKARKDGFECPASIEDIDFKSLELVLWSPGIPHTFPTDKVHPIAEKARMFGVRLMSDINLFYLLNPEATYVGITGSNGKSTTTKLTYFTLQQMEKNVYLGGNIGSTIMFENPSLGKGDICVVELSSYQLELSPDLRLAVGALINITPDHLARHGGFEGYVNAKKIICNISDKLVIGVDDENTKKVAENCTDAGKDVTTVSAFGNEATLYVEKRDVKGGDKTFVIVNNLSGTPRKVLDLAELEYLKGLHNAQNIEVVYGIMKGLGLCGKRTMKAVKEFTGLEHRQQIAGTKNIDGVEVLFVNDSKATNAEAVEPALKAYADYYIYWIAGGIPKEGGLDMLERYFADGIVKKSFMIGQCEKDFAKVCEKYHPSLVCNTLNIAMDEIVKAIKLDIKSGEITSDKKVVVLLSPATASWDQYPSFEVRGNAFIDLYKKI; this is translated from the coding sequence ATGGGAAAATTCACTGTAGAAAATAAAAACATTTTAATTGTTGGTCTAGGCAAGACAGGATCTGTAGCAGCTAAGGCTTTAAAAGAAATGGGAGCTAATCTTTTATTATGGGATGATAAAGAAGCTTCTATGGAGAAAGCAAGAAAAGATGGGTTCGAATGCCCTGCTTCTATTGAAGATATAGATTTTAAATCTTTGGAATTAGTTTTGTGGAGCCCTGGTATACCCCATACATTCCCTACTGATAAAGTTCATCCTATTGCTGAGAAGGCTAGAATGTTTGGCGTTAGACTTATGTCGGATATAAATCTATTTTATTTACTAAATCCTGAAGCAACTTATGTGGGTATTACTGGTTCCAATGGTAAATCTACTACTACGAAATTGACTTATTTTACTTTGCAACAAATGGAAAAGAATGTTTACCTTGGGGGTAATATAGGTTCTACTATTATGTTTGAAAATCCTTCATTGGGTAAAGGTGATATTTGTGTTGTAGAGTTATCATCTTATCAATTGGAATTGTCTCCTGACTTGAGATTAGCTGTTGGGGCATTGATTAATATTACTCCTGATCACCTAGCTAGACATGGTGGATTTGAAGGTTATGTAAATGCTAAGAAGATTATATGTAATATATCTGATAAATTAGTTATCGGAGTTGACGATGAGAATACTAAGAAGGTTGCTGAAAATTGTACTGATGCTGGTAAAGACGTTACCACCGTGTCGGCATTTGGTAATGAGGCTACTTTATATGTAGAGAAAAGAGATGTCAAAGGTGGAGATAAGACTTTCGTTATAGTTAATAATTTATCTGGTACACCTAGAAAGGTTTTAGATCTTGCTGAGCTTGAATATCTTAAAGGATTGCATAATGCTCAGAATATAGAGGTTGTATATGGGATTATGAAAGGCTTAGGTCTTTGTGGTAAAAGGACTATGAAGGCTGTGAAAGAATTTACTGGATTGGAACATAGGCAACAAATTGCTGGCACTAAGAATATAGATGGAGTTGAAGTTCTTTTCGTTAATGATAGTAAAGCGACTAATGCTGAAGCTGTTGAGCCAGCTCTTAAGGCATATGCAGACTATTATATATACTGGATAGCTGGAGGTATTCCTAAAGAAGGTGGACTTGATATGCTTGAGAGGTATTTTGCTGATGGCATAGTTAAAAAATCTTTCATGATTGGTCAGTGTGAAAAAGACTTTGCCAAGGTTTGTGAAAAGTATCACCCTTCTCTAGTTTGCAATACTTTAAACATAGCTATGGATGAAATCGTTAAAGCTATTAAATTAGATATCAAATCTGGAGAGATTACTTCTGATAAGAAGGTTGTTGTGCTTTTATCTCCTGCGACTGCTTCTTGGGATCAGTATCCTAGTTTTGAAGTTCGTGGTAATGCTTTTATAGATCTGTATAAAAAGATTTAA
- a CDS encoding glycosyltransferase family 8 protein, with protein MGKTMNVVLSGDDNYSPYMATTMVNLRKYLPNNIKTDFYILYSGNDEVVKNNLTDFVNNKLENSSIKFYDVAKKNKKELEFLKDFHHGEHLSIGTYALYFVADAFPEIDKALYMDVDIIINDNLLPMYETDLKDKYAGVVRHTDNSYHGINKICKNGMNFKEYFAKFYEDKNCETYFNAGIQLMNLKKMREDKCSTLFLKEMKRIGLKTFKSDIEYHNQDFFNSVFYEKTLIIDMRYNINVNRKFKFKSMKKFFPAEIAENLDKAVLNPAIIHCTGSKKPWNNFKVKKSRIWWRCAFKTPFIKYIIRKNTKKLLKSFF; from the coding sequence ATGGGAAAGACTATGAATGTAGTGTTATCCGGAGATGATAATTATAGCCCTTATATGGCTACAACTATGGTAAATTTGAGAAAATATTTACCTAATAATATAAAAACTGATTTTTATATATTATATTCTGGTAATGATGAAGTTGTTAAAAACAACCTAACAGACTTTGTAAATAATAAATTAGAAAACTCTTCTATTAAGTTTTATGATGTGGCGAAGAAGAACAAAAAGGAATTAGAGTTTCTAAAAGATTTTCATCATGGGGAGCATTTATCTATTGGTACTTATGCATTGTATTTCGTTGCAGATGCTTTCCCTGAGATAGATAAAGCACTATATATGGATGTAGATATAATAATTAATGATAATCTACTTCCTATGTATGAAACTGATTTGAAAGATAAGTATGCAGGCGTTGTGAGACATACTGATAATTCTTATCATGGAATAAATAAAATATGTAAAAATGGTATGAACTTTAAGGAATACTTTGCTAAATTTTATGAAGATAAAAATTGTGAAACTTACTTTAATGCAGGTATTCAATTAATGAATCTTAAGAAAATGAGAGAAGATAAATGCTCTACTCTATTTTTAAAAGAGATGAAAAGAATTGGATTAAAGACTTTTAAATCTGATATAGAATATCACAATCAAGATTTTTTTAATTCTGTATTTTACGAAAAGACATTAATAATTGATATGAGATATAATATTAATGTTAATAGAAAATTTAAATTTAAAAGTATGAAGAAATTTTTCCCTGCAGAGATAGCTGAAAATCTTGATAAAGCAGTTTTAAATCCAGCTATAATACATTGCACTGGTTCTAAGAAACCATGGAATAACTTTAAGGTTAAAAAATCTAGAATATGGTGGAGATGTGCTTTTAAAACACCATTTATCAAATATATAATTAGAAAAAATACTAAAAAGTTGCTTAAAAGCTTTTTTTAG